Genomic segment of Synechococcus sp. A18-25c:
GCTGCTGGAGGGTGACCTGTCAGAACTGCAGGAGGCCTGCGTGGAGTCAGCTGGCTTCGGCGCCAATGATCGGCTGCAACAGCTGCGGGATCGGCTCCTGCAGGTGGCGCCGGCTCCCCAGCCTTTCTCTGTGGTGATGGCAAACGCCAGGGCTCTGATGACTTGCAAGGACCCTGCTGGTGCCCAGCGGGTGCTGAGTCGCTACGGACCTGGCACGGCGCGCCAGCGGCGCGAATGGCTGCTGCTCTCCTGGCATGCCGCGAGTGCAGCGCTGGATCAGGAGCGCGCCATCCTGGCGCTGCTGCGATTGGCTGACGGACAGCCCGGACGTCTGGAGGGGGAGCAGCTGGTGGTGGGTCTGGATGCGCAGGGCCAACCCCTTGTGCGTTCTGGCCTGGATGTGCTGGCGCAGGCGCAGGTTGCGTCTGGGCAGACGCTGGATGCGGTGCAGACGCTGTTGGCTGGTCGCACGCCTGGCAAGGTGGCAGCGCGTCGACTCGCGATCGTCGCGGAATTGCTGGCGGAATTGGAGCCGGACCGCAGCGCACCACTATTGGAGACGGCGCTGGATCAGGCGGCTGCCGATCAGGCCTGGAGCCTGGCGGAGGAGCTGCTGCGTCTGCAACTAAGACTGGAGTTGGCCAACGGTGGCAGTGGTGAGCGGCCGAGGGAGCGACTGCGTCGCCTGGCAACGCGTGTGGATGACCAGTTCACCCTGCTCGAGCTCGAGGAGGAGGATCCACTGCTAACCCCAGAGCAGCGCCAGCAGCTCGAGCAGCAGCTGCGCTCTCCCCGCGAGCCCGGGGGGCATGCCGCGCTGGGAGAATCGCCGAATCCTGAAGCCGGTGCGTCCGGTGTTGACGACCAGCCATGACCATCCCCCACGGTGATCTCCTCTACGAAGGCAAGGCCAAGCGCATCTATGCGAGCGACAGCGATCAACAGGTGCTGGTGGAATTCAAGAATGACGCCACGGCCTTCAATGCCCAAAAGAAGGCTCAACTCGACGACAAGGGACGTTTGAACTGTCAGATCTCCGCCTGTCTCTTTGAGCTGCTGGAGGCGCAGAACATCCCCACGCACTATCAGGGGCTGGTGAACGACACCTGGATGGCGGTGCAGCAGGTAGCTGTCATCCCTGTGGAGGTCGTGCTTCGCAACACCGCCACGGGGTCCTTGTGCCGGGAAACGCCGATTCCTCAAGGAACATCTCTCGATCCCGCCCTGCTGGATCTCTATTACAAAGACGATGGCCTGGGCGATCCGCTCCTGACCGATGCCCGTCTGGCATTGCTAGGCGTGGTGTCGGTAGAGATGCGGGATCGGATCGAGGTGTTGGCCAGACGGGTGAACGCTGTGCTGATTCCCTTCTTTCGATCCGTCGACTTGCAGCTGGTCGATTTCAAGCTGGAGCTCGGGGTGAATGCCACCGGTGATCTGTTGGTGGCTGACGAGATCAGCCCCGACACCTGCCGCCTCTGGGATCTGCGTAGTGCCGATGAGAATGAGCGGATTCTGGATAAGGATCGCTTCCGTCAAGACCTCGGCGGCGTGATCGAGGCCTACGGGGAGGTCTGCAAACGGGTACAAGGGGCGTGCCCCAAACCCCGCATCTGGGGCTAGTTTCTGCGACGTTTGTGGCCTTTAAGGCCAAGTTTCGCCCTCCCCCATGGCCGCTTTTTCCTCCCGCCGAACTCGGAATGCCGTTCGGCACGGCGCATTGGGGCTGGTGCTGTCCTTGCCACTGGTTGCGGGTCTGCCGACGCAGGCCCAAAGCGAGGGCTCCGAATCGGAACGTGATCAGGCCCAGCTCGAAGACGTGCAGGTGGATGCTCAGACCAATGGGTTGAGTGAAGAGCCGGGTGCTGCGGAGCCCATTGAAGTGGTGCCGGCTCCCGCTTCCGGTCCGCTGGCCGAACCGATCCCGGTGACGCCGGAGCAACCGCGGGTGTTGATCACGGAGGTGATCATTGAGGGCATTGATGGCCACCCTGAGCAGGAGCGTCTCGAACTGGCCGCCTATGACGCCATGGCCGTGCGTCCCGGCAGCCGCGTCACCCGAGATGAGCTGAAGCTCGACCTTGATGCGATCTACGCCACCGGTTGGTTCTCTGATGTGCGCATCGAGCCAGTCAATGGTCCGTTGGGTGTGCAGCTGGTGGTGCAGGTGATGCCCAATCCGGTGCTCAGCGAGGTGGTGCTCGCGCCGGAGGACAACTACATCGAGCCGCAGGTGATTGAGGACACCTTCAGTTCGGACTACGGCCGCACGCTCAATCTCAGAGAGCTGCAGCTGCGCATGAAGGAGCTGCAGAAGTGGTATGCCGATCAGGGCTATTCCCTGGCTCGGGTGAGTGGACCGACCCGGGTGAGCCCGGATGGTGTGGTGGAGCTCAAGGTGTTGATCGGCACCGTGGCCGGTGTGGAGGTCCAATTCGTCAACAAGGAGGGTGATAACACCAACGAGAAAGGCGAGCCGCTGAAGGGCAAAACCAGGCCTTGGGTGGTCTCCCGCGAGATTTCCCTGAAACCGGGCGAGCCGTTCAACCGAACGCAGCTCGAGGGTGACATCCGCCGCCTCTACGCCACGTCTCTGTTCAGCGACGTCAAGGTGACCCTGAAGCCAGTGACGGGTGAGCCGGGCGAGGTCACCATTGTGCTGGGCATCGTGGAACAGTCCACGGGCTCGCTCTCCGGTGGTCTCGGCTATAGCCAAAGCCAGGGTGTGTTCGGCCAGGTTCAGCTGTCGGACAGCAACCTGTTTGGTCGCGCCTGGAATCTGGCCCTCAACATCACCTACGGCCAGTTCGGTGGCCTGGCCAACCTGACCTTCTCGGATCCCTGGATCAAAGGCGATTCGCATCGCACCTCCTTCCGGACTTCGCTGTTCCTTAGCCGCGAAGTGCCGCAGGTGTTCCAGAGCCAGGACGAGGGCGATATCCGCACGCTGGATGCTTACGAGGACAATGGTTCCAGAAACGCCTATTCGATCAACTCCGACAAGAACCCGGCAGGTCGCAAATTCGACAATGTCGCGGAGGCCAGTGAGAAATTTCCCAACGTCAGCTGGTTTGATTACGAAGGCGATTCCGTGGCCTTGCAGCGGGTTGGCGGCAATGTGATCTTCGCCAGACCGTTGAACGGTGGCGATCCTTTTAAGCGGGTGCCCTGGTCCGTGCTGGCCGGTCTCAACCTCCAAAACGTCCGCCCGATCAACTTCAGTGGGGATACACGCCCTTACGGCATCCCCAACGACCGCTTCCGCGACGGCAAGATCCCCGACGACGAGATCATTTGCGTTGCGTTCAACTGCGCCAACGAGAACAATCTGGCAAGCCTGCGTCTGGCCGCCTCTTACAACAATTTGAACGATGCCCGCAATCCAACGTCGGGCAACTTCTTCAGTGTGAGCACGGAGCAGTACGTCTCCGTGGGTGAGAACTCACCCACGTTCAACCGCGTTCGCGGCACCTACACGCACTTCATTCCGGTGCGGTGGCTGAAGCTGTTCAAGGGTTGCCGACCGAAGGAGGGTGAGCCCGAGAACTGTCCGCAAGCATTGGCCTTTCAATTCAAGGCCGGCACCGTGATTGGTCAGCTGCCCCCGTACGAGGCTTTCTGTCTGGGTGGTTCCAACTCCGTACGTGGATGGTTTGATTGCGACCTGGCTGTGGGTCGCAGCTTTGGCGAAGCCACGATCGAATATCGCTTCCCATTGATCAGCATCTTTGCGGGCGAGGTGTTCATCGACGCCGGCACCGACTTCGGGTCTCAGGGCAATGTTCCCGGCAAGCCTGGCGAACTGCTCGACAAGCCCGGTTCCGGTGTGTCCCCAGGTGTGGGTGTGATCATCACCACGCCGGTGGGTCCTCTGCGTCTGGAGGTGGCCAGCCAGAATTTCACCGAAGAGTATCGCTTCAACCTGGGCGTCGGCTGGAAGTTCTGATGGTCTGCTGGCCCAGTGATTACGACGGTGCCTGGACCTTGGCCGGTTCAGCCCGTCGCAGCGGGATCGGTCTCCACAGCGGCCATGAGGTGGCTGTGCTGTTGCATCCCTGGCCGGATGCTGGCGTCTGGGTGAGCTGGTCAGGTGACTCCGAGCCACCGGTGCGGCTGCAGCCCTCTCAAGTGCGCGACAGTCAGCTCTGCACCACGCTGGAACTGGGGGATCGGCGTCTGTCCACAGTGGAACACCTGCTGGCGGCTTTGGCTGGCTGCGGCCTGACCCATGTGCATCTGGAGGTGGATGGCGGTGAAGTGCCGCTGC
This window contains:
- a CDS encoding BamA/TamA family outer membrane protein, with amino-acid sequence MAAFSSRRTRNAVRHGALGLVLSLPLVAGLPTQAQSEGSESERDQAQLEDVQVDAQTNGLSEEPGAAEPIEVVPAPASGPLAEPIPVTPEQPRVLITEVIIEGIDGHPEQERLELAAYDAMAVRPGSRVTRDELKLDLDAIYATGWFSDVRIEPVNGPLGVQLVVQVMPNPVLSEVVLAPEDNYIEPQVIEDTFSSDYGRTLNLRELQLRMKELQKWYADQGYSLARVSGPTRVSPDGVVELKVLIGTVAGVEVQFVNKEGDNTNEKGEPLKGKTRPWVVSREISLKPGEPFNRTQLEGDIRRLYATSLFSDVKVTLKPVTGEPGEVTIVLGIVEQSTGSLSGGLGYSQSQGVFGQVQLSDSNLFGRAWNLALNITYGQFGGLANLTFSDPWIKGDSHRTSFRTSLFLSREVPQVFQSQDEGDIRTLDAYEDNGSRNAYSINSDKNPAGRKFDNVAEASEKFPNVSWFDYEGDSVALQRVGGNVIFARPLNGGDPFKRVPWSVLAGLNLQNVRPINFSGDTRPYGIPNDRFRDGKIPDDEIICVAFNCANENNLASLRLAASYNNLNDARNPTSGNFFSVSTEQYVSVGENSPTFNRVRGTYTHFIPVRWLKLFKGCRPKEGEPENCPQALAFQFKAGTVIGQLPPYEAFCLGGSNSVRGWFDCDLAVGRSFGEATIEYRFPLISIFAGEVFIDAGTDFGSQGNVPGKPGELLDKPGSGVSPGVGVIITTPVGPLRLEVASQNFTEEYRFNLGVGWKF
- the purC gene encoding phosphoribosylaminoimidazolesuccinocarboxamide synthase encodes the protein MTIPHGDLLYEGKAKRIYASDSDQQVLVEFKNDATAFNAQKKAQLDDKGRLNCQISACLFELLEAQNIPTHYQGLVNDTWMAVQQVAVIPVEVVLRNTATGSLCRETPIPQGTSLDPALLDLYYKDDGLGDPLLTDARLALLGVVSVEMRDRIEVLARRVNAVLIPFFRSVDLQLVDFKLELGVNATGDLLVADEISPDTCRLWDLRSADENERILDKDRFRQDLGGVIEAYGEVCKRVQGACPKPRIWG